Part of the Desulfolutivibrio sulfoxidireducens genome is shown below.
GCGATACAAGCATCCGCAATGCTCTTTGCAGTTGAACTTCCAACCCCTGAAAGAACCTCAATAATATCCCTATGCGCCGGATAGTCTTCTTCAGTTGCAGAATGATCTTTCACAATCCTAATTATGGAATACACGGCCCTCACTATTTCATCATCTGTAATTGAAGAATTACGAGGAGGATCATAAGGAAGGCCAAAATTTGCCAATTCTTGTATTATAAGATCGAGCTGAACCTTGCGATTAGATATAAGGATAATAATTTCATCTTCCATTCCGGCCATTCCCGCGTTGAGCAACTGGTGGCATGACTCTGCAATTGCCTTTGCTTCATCCTGCCCATTTCGAAATGACCAAGCAAGCATCTGGCCTTGAACTGGTGGCGACGATGTCGCATATAACGATACAAGACTTTTTTGAAGCCTATTCTGATTATGGGCAATCAGTCTATTTGCTGCTGATAAAATCGCAGGAGTGCAGCGAAAGCAATCGTCTAATATATGAGTTCTTGAAGCTGGATAATTTAACGCAAAGTTTATTATCCCATTGGGATCGGCATGGCGGAAAGAGTATATGCTTTGATCGTCGTCGCCTGCTATAAAAAGCACTGCGTTGTTTGCACATAATAAACGAATAAATTCTTGATCACAGGCGTTAAGGTCTTGAAACTCATCGACGATTAGGTGGTCTATTTGTGGCAACTGATTTGGCTGCAACGCCCCTTGTTGCAGCGCTTCCACACATTTATATATGACTTCACCAGGGAGAACGCAGCTATACAAGTTTGTTCTCGATGCGTGGAACGCATTAAAACCTACGATTTCTGTTTGAGTTATTTGCGCCTGATTTATGGATTGTGGATTGAGCGTTTGCCATTGGGTGTCGTGGGCTAACCTAATTTCTGAGGCGCGAGAAGGCTTGCATCTAAGGCTACTTGCGAGCTCTTTATCGTAGATATTTGATTGTTCCCATCTGTCTAAGATTATGGGAGTGCTTGGATAAGATGTTAGCAAGTTACCCTTCCTTAATATACGAAGAGCAAGCGAATGCATTGTTGAAACGTGGATTTGTGCCGCAGCACTTGCACATGAAAGGTTTTGGCAATGCGCATGGATTCGTCCTTCGAGCTCAACGCAAGCCGCTCTTGTAAACGATATAACATATATATTTGTTGCTACGGCTCCATTTTGCAACAAATGAACAATACGGTTTTCTATAGAATGAGATTTTCCAGTTCCAGGTCCTGCCACAAGTCCGACTTGTGGTGACATATCTATCGCTGCTGCAGTTTGCTTTTGGTTAGCCAACGTTTTTTGTGCTTGAGTAATTGGCATACTGACACCTTTTATAAAAATATGTTCAGACCGTGAACTTGAACCTTTCAGGGGATGCCAAGACTACGCAGCACCCTTTGCCAGAAATTCGTATAGCATATATCCGATCGCTTGTCGCCTGCTTAGTTTGGTGAACTGCTTTCCCCTGTGACTGCCGTACCCATCATGCGTATCCTTGTGACATCCTTTGCCCCATGACGAAAACGGCTGGGCACCTAATAAAATCAGGAAGGACGGTCATCGAAAAGTATGCCTTTGATTTGCCGTGGCTCCATGCTCGTCTCCCGGGTACCAACCCTGGACAAAAGGGGTTTTCTAGACAGGAATCCCTGAGCCATTTCCAGGAGCGAGTGGAACAAAATTGAAGCAAAAAATCAGGATAACGAAAAATGGGCCGCCGACCACATCGGTAACCCACTGAATTTATTGGTGCCCGAGGCCGGAATCGAACCGGCACGTCCCGGAGGACAAGGGATTTTAAGTCCCTGGCGTCTACCAGTTCCGCCACCCGGGCACGTCGGTCCTTCTAGCCGCTTGTCCGCGCCATCGTCAACGCCGGACGCGATGGCCGCCCGATGGCGACGGCGCCTTCCCGGGCCGGGCTTCTCCCCTGGCCCCGGCGGGCAATCCCCCCCGCCGCCCCATGGTCAATCCACGTCGCCTCTGCTATAGGGCCTGCCCATGCAGCAACGCCCCCGCCTCGCGGTCCTCGGTCTCGACGGGCTGCCCCTGGCCCTGGCCCGGACCCTGGCCGCCTCCGGCAGACTCCCCAACCTGGCCGGCCTGTGCCAAAGCCCTTTCGCCCGGGAGATCGACGCCGAACTGCCCGAACTCTCCCCGGTCAACTGGACCTCGTTTTCCACCGCCGCCGGCCCCGGCCGCCACGGCATCTTCGGCTTCACCGAGATCGACCAGGCCACCTACACCCTGTCCATGATCGACGCCACGGCCGTGGCCTGCCCGACCATCTTCGACCGCCTGGGCGCTCGCGGCCTGACCTCCAAGGTCGTCAACCTCCCGGCCGCCTTTCCCGCCAGACCCCTTCGCGGGGCCATGATCGCCGGTTTCGTGGCCCCGAACCTTCCCCGGGCCGTTTATCCGCCGGAACTGGCGCATCTTCTGGCCAAAACCGGCTACCTCCTCGAGGCCGACACCACCCGGGGCGCGGCCGATCCGGACCATCTCCTGTCCCAACTCCGGGCCACCCTCAAAAGCCGGGAAACCGCCCTGGACATCCTCTTTGCCGGAGGCGACTTCGACCTCTTCGTCCTCGTGCTCACCGAGACCGACCGCATCCTGCACTTTTTCTACCCGGCCCTGGCCGACGCCAGCCACCCCCTGCACGGCCCCTTCCTCGATCTTTTGGCCCTCTGGGACCGGCTTATCGGCAAATACCTGGAGCTTTACCACGACCTGCCCGAGCCCAAGCGGCTCATGGTTCTGGCCGACCACGGCTTCGCCGCCCTGCGCACCGAGGTCGACCTCAACGTCTGGCTGGCCGGCCAGGGGCTTCTGGCCCTGGAGAAACATCCGACAAACGAATGGGACAGCCGCATCGCGGCCCACGGCAGCGCGGCCTTCGCCCTGGACCCCGGCCGCATCTACCTGCATAAGAAGGAACGGTTCGCCCGGGGCACCCTGCACGAACACGCCGCCACGGCCCTTGGCGAACGCCTGCGCCAGGACCTGATGGCCATCCGCTACGAGGGCGAGCCGGTCATGGAGGCCGTGCACCTGGCCCGGGACCTCTATCACGGCCCCATGCTCGGGCGGGCCCCGGACCTGGTCTGCGTGGCCAAACCCGGATTCTGCCTGACCGGAAAATTCAACCGGACCGAGATGTTCGGCCATTTCGGCCGGTCCGGATGCCACGCCGCCCACGGCGGCTTCCATTACGATTCCACGGGCGCCACGCCCGGACGCCTTCGCGACGTCGGCCGGGAAATCCTGGCCTTTTTCGACATCCCCCAAACGGACGACAGCCCCGCATGGACTTTGAAAACGACTTAAACCCCGCCCAATACCAGGCCGTCACGGCCACGGACGGCCCGCTTCTGGTCATCGCCGGGGCCGGCTCCGGCAAGACCCGGACCATCGTCTACCGTCTGGCCCGGCTGGTGCAAATGGGCGTGGACCCGGCCTCCATCCTGCTGCTGACGTTTACCCGCAAGGCCTCCCAGGAGATGCTGGCCCGGGCCTCCATGCTTCTGGGGCACGGCGGCGAGACCCTGCCCGGGGTGTGCGGCGGCACCTTCCACGCCTTCGCCTACGCGGTCCTGCGCCGCCACCACCAGGCCCTGGGCTTCCCCCAGGGGTTTTCGGTCATCGACCGGGCCGACGCCGAGGACATCCTTGGCCGATGCAAGGACGAACTGGGACTGGCCAAGGGCGACAAGTCCTTTCCCAAAAAATCCCACGTGGCCGAACTGATCGGCAAGTCCCGCAACAAGGAAACCCGGGTGGCGGACATCGTGGCTCGCGAGTCCTGCCACCTGCTGGCCCACGCCGACGACCTGGAGCGCCTGGCCGAGGCCTACGCCGCCTCCAAGGCCGCCCACCACCTCATGGACTACGACGACCTGCTCTTTCTCCTGGAACGCCTGCTTCGCGACCAGCCGGACATCCGCGACTTCCACCGCGCCCGCTTCTCCCACATCATGGTGGACGAATACCAGGACACCAACATGGTCCAGGCCCGGCTGATCGGCCTTTTGGCCCCGCACACGGGCAACGTCATGGCTGTCGGCGACGACGCCCAGTCCATCTACGCCTTCCGGGGGGCCAACGTGGAGAACATCCTGGGATTCCCCAGGACCTTTCCCGGGACCCGGATCATCAAGCTCGAACAGAACTACCGCTCCACCCAGCCCATCCTGGAACTCACCAACGCCATTCTCAAGGGCGCGGGGGAGAAATTCGACAAGACCCTTTTCTCGACCCGCGCCGAGGGTCCCAAACCCGAACTCCTGCGGCCCTTTTCGGATATCACCCAGGCCAAGATGGCCGTGGCCAAGGTCCGCGAACTGGCCAGGACATGGCCCCTGCACGAGATCGCCGTGCTGTTCCGGGCCGGCTACCAGTCCTATGCCCTGGAGGTGGAACTTGGAAAAGCCGGGCTGCCCTTCCAGAAATACGGCGGCATCAAGTTCTCCGAGGCCGCGCACATAAAGGACGTGCTGGCCTATCCCCGCCTGGTGGCCAACCCCCTGGACCCGGCCGCCTGGACCCGCTGCCTGTCCTTCGTGCCCAAGATCGGCCCAAAAACCGCCCTGCGGCTTTTCGAGGCCACGCGCATCGGCGACCGTCAGACCCTCGACGCCGCCAGCAAAAAAAATCCCCCCCTGGCCGAGCTCTTCGCCTTCCTCGATTCCCTGCGGGCCATGCCCCCCGAGCCCGGCCCGGTCCTGGAGCGGGTCATCGCCCACCACACCCCGCACCTGATGGACAAGTATCCCGAGGACTATCCCCGCCGCCTGACCGGCCTGGAACAGCTCCAGCAGATCGCCACCGGCTACGCCTCCCTGGAGGCCCTGCTCGCGGACATGACCCTGGAGGCCCCGGACGAGGACCAGCGCAAGGCCAGGGAAGACCATCTGGTCCTGTCCACGGTGCATTCCTCCAAGGGCCTGGAATGGTCGGCCGTGCTCATCCTGGACCTGGTGGACGAGCGCTTCCCGTCGCGCCACGCCCTGGCCCGGCACGAGGACCTGGAGGAGGAACGCCGCCTGCTCTATGTGGCCTGCACCCGGGCCAGGGACTACCTGGGGCTTTTCGTGCCCGAGACCCTGTACAACCGGCAGGCCGGGGCCTGCTCGCCGGTGCAGCCGAGCCTGTTTCTCCGCGAACTGCCGGCGAGCCTGTGCAGCCACGTCAGGGAGTCCCTGGCCGGCTGCCCAACTCCCCGCCCCGGCTCCTTCGCGCCGTACGCGCCAGGCCGCGCCGCGTCACCCGAACCGGTTTCCAGCCCCGCGCCTCCCAGAGTGGATCCCTCGCAACTCGGCTACTGCCGGCACAAGATCTTCGGACGCGGCAAGATCATCGCCCGCCTGGACGGGGGCAAATGCCGGGTCAACTTCCCGGGCTTCGGCCCCAAGGTGATCCTCTCCGACTACCTCGAGCTCGAGGCATAAGGACGGGCAGTCCGGGCTTTGCGGGAAGGATCGGGCCGCCTGGACGCCCCCCCCTTGGCCGTGTTGACTTCCGTGCGGGTTGGGGAAATACGACGTCGGAAGACGCGGCGACGCGCGCGCCGAACCGCCGCGTTCGGGAATGGCCGCGTCCGGCGGGACGAAATGGCGTGCGCCGTGAAACATCAAGCCCGGAAAGAACCATGCAGCCGCCCAGAGCGCCGCAACCGCCGCACGACCTGGCCATCCAGTTCGGTGGCGGCGATTTCCGCAAGGTCGGCAAGGACCTCGTCTCGCTGTGCGTGGCCCACGGCGGCCTGCGCCCGGATGCGGCCGTCCTGGACGTCGGGTGCGGGGCGGGCCGCATCGCCGTGGCCCTGTGCGACTATCTGGACGCCTCGGGCCGCTACGAGGGCTTCGACATCTATCCTCCCGGCGTGGAATGGTGCCAGCGGGCCATAACCCCGCTCTTTCCCCGGTTCCGGTTCCAGCTCGCGGACGTCTATAACCGCCTGTACTACCCGCTCAGTTCCGTGCGGGCCTCGGAATTCGTTTTCCCGTACCCGGACGACAGCTTCGATTTCGCGGTTCTCAACTCGGTGTTCACCCACATGCGGCCGGCCGACGTGGAGAATTATCTGAAACAGGTCCACCGGGTCCTCAGGCCCGGGGGCGGCTGCCTGATCACCTTTTTCCTGCTCAATGAACAGACCCGGGAACGGATTGCGGCCGGAGCGGCCAAGTGGCGTTTCGAACACGCCTTCGGGGTCTTTCACACCCACAGCCTGGAGGACCCCGAGGAGGTCGTGGCCTACGACGAGGCCTTCATCCGCAAGCTCTTTGCCCAGAAGGGATTCGACATTTCCAGACAGATCTACGGAAATTGGCGCGGGATACGCAGCGGTACGCACCAGGACATGGTTTTCGCGGTGAGGCGTCCGGGGACCTCGTCGCCTGAAGCCGGATGATTTTTGGGCTGTGGGGCTTGGCCGCGAC
Proteins encoded:
- a CDS encoding ATP-dependent helicase, whose protein sequence is MDFENDLNPAQYQAVTATDGPLLVIAGAGSGKTRTIVYRLARLVQMGVDPASILLLTFTRKASQEMLARASMLLGHGGETLPGVCGGTFHAFAYAVLRRHHQALGFPQGFSVIDRADAEDILGRCKDELGLAKGDKSFPKKSHVAELIGKSRNKETRVADIVARESCHLLAHADDLERLAEAYAASKAAHHLMDYDDLLFLLERLLRDQPDIRDFHRARFSHIMVDEYQDTNMVQARLIGLLAPHTGNVMAVGDDAQSIYAFRGANVENILGFPRTFPGTRIIKLEQNYRSTQPILELTNAILKGAGEKFDKTLFSTRAEGPKPELLRPFSDITQAKMAVAKVRELARTWPLHEIAVLFRAGYQSYALEVELGKAGLPFQKYGGIKFSEAAHIKDVLAYPRLVANPLDPAAWTRCLSFVPKIGPKTALRLFEATRIGDRQTLDAASKKNPPLAELFAFLDSLRAMPPEPGPVLERVIAHHTPHLMDKYPEDYPRRLTGLEQLQQIATGYASLEALLADMTLEAPDEDQRKAREDHLVLSTVHSSKGLEWSAVLILDLVDERFPSRHALARHEDLEEERRLLYVACTRARDYLGLFVPETLYNRQAGACSPVQPSLFLRELPASLCSHVRESLAGCPTPRPGSFAPYAPGRAASPEPVSSPAPPRVDPSQLGYCRHKIFGRGKIIARLDGGKCRVNFPGFGPKVILSDYLELEA
- a CDS encoding alkaline phosphatase family protein encodes the protein MQQRPRLAVLGLDGLPLALARTLAASGRLPNLAGLCQSPFAREIDAELPELSPVNWTSFSTAAGPGRHGIFGFTEIDQATYTLSMIDATAVACPTIFDRLGARGLTSKVVNLPAAFPARPLRGAMIAGFVAPNLPRAVYPPELAHLLAKTGYLLEADTTRGAADPDHLLSQLRATLKSRETALDILFAGGDFDLFVLVLTETDRILHFFYPALADASHPLHGPFLDLLALWDRLIGKYLELYHDLPEPKRLMVLADHGFAALRTEVDLNVWLAGQGLLALEKHPTNEWDSRIAAHGSAAFALDPGRIYLHKKERFARGTLHEHAATALGERLRQDLMAIRYEGEPVMEAVHLARDLYHGPMLGRAPDLVCVAKPGFCLTGKFNRTEMFGHFGRSGCHAAHGGFHYDSTGATPGRLRDVGREILAFFDIPQTDDSPAWTLKTT
- a CDS encoding class I SAM-dependent methyltransferase, which encodes MQPPRAPQPPHDLAIQFGGGDFRKVGKDLVSLCVAHGGLRPDAAVLDVGCGAGRIAVALCDYLDASGRYEGFDIYPPGVEWCQRAITPLFPRFRFQLADVYNRLYYPLSSVRASEFVFPYPDDSFDFAVLNSVFTHMRPADVENYLKQVHRVLRPGGGCLITFFLLNEQTRERIAAGAAKWRFEHAFGVFHTHSLEDPEEVVAYDEAFIRKLFAQKGFDISRQIYGNWRGIRSGTHQDMVFAVRRPGTSSPEAG
- a CDS encoding ATP-dependent helicase, which produces MPITQAQKTLANQKQTAAAIDMSPQVGLVAGPGTGKSHSIENRIVHLLQNGAVATNIYVISFTRAACVELEGRIHAHCQNLSCASAAAQIHVSTMHSLALRILRKGNLLTSYPSTPIILDRWEQSNIYDKELASSLRCKPSRASEIRLAHDTQWQTLNPQSINQAQITQTEIVGFNAFHASRTNLYSCVLPGEVIYKCVEALQQGALQPNQLPQIDHLIVDEFQDLNACDQEFIRLLCANNAVLFIAGDDDQSIYSFRHADPNGIINFALNYPASRTHILDDCFRCTPAILSAANRLIAHNQNRLQKSLVSLYATSSPPVQGQMLAWSFRNGQDEAKAIAESCHQLLNAGMAGMEDEIIILISNRKVQLDLIIQELANFGLPYDPPRNSSITDDEIVRAVYSIIRIVKDHSATEEDYPAHRDIIEVLSGVGSSTAKSIADACIANNQNFRSLFYLPTYPTWLSRRNLSAVQRTAKVVQNVSTWDLNDTLAARGGDIMAILSSDIFLLPSSANALSTCATFIGSLPPQMTLDELIQFLSAPTEADQQTIIGMVNQRVASPGAISGGTIQKRIKILTMHGAKGLSGKVVFIPGAEQGIIPNFKALQATGLVIEQRRLFYVSITRARSCCIVSHAVQHNGKQAMVLKQSLRVNLTRSQFLNEMQVRSVNRTMGLTQVEAGNIVSDINNL